Below is a window of candidate division WOR-3 bacterium DNA.
GGCGGCTCTGGCTTTCATCATAATCAATAATATGGTTCAGCGTCCCCACCATCTGATCAATCTGGATCATCGGATCGTTTACCCTGGAGGAGGAGGGGTTGAAACAGAAACGCAGGGAAGAGCTGAGGTCAGTGAAGCACCTGAGTCCCGATCTTCTCCAGAAGAGAAATATGCCCGAGGAGCCGGGTTTGCCAAAAAAGAAGTAGAATCATCTGTAAAACCAAAAGCCGCGAGAGTCATCGAATCTTCTGAAACAGAAGAGGTTTCTGATAGAATCACCGCAGTCCGCTCAGCAGAAGAAGAGATGCCGGCTGCATCAGTGCCTTCCCTGGATGAGCTGGAGATACCTGAAGGCAGGATCGTGCGGGCGATTGTCGACACCAACGGCAATATCGTAAAAGTGGCGACAGGCAATAAGATTGTTCCTGAACGAGACACCCTGCTGGAAAGACGTTTAAAAGGGCAGCAGATCGCTCCGCCTACGGTCGCCGGAAAGAGAAAGCAGCTTTATATGGATTTAACCCGACAGAAAGAGAGTGAAGAATGAGATACAAGGTGGCTCTTGTAGTGGGTGCACGCCCCAATTTTATGAAAGCGGCGCCGGTCTACATTGAACTCGGTAAATACAATGAGATGGAGTCGTATCTCATCCATACAGGCCAGCATTATGATGAGAATCTTTCAAAGGTCTTTTTCGACGATCTCAAGCTGCCCCAGCCGCATTTCTATCTGGGGGTTGGTTCAGGAACACATAGTGAACAGACCGCCGGAATAATGTGTGAATTTGAAAAGATACTGCTCAGGGAAGACCCCCATCTTGTAATGGTCGTGGGCGACGTCAATTCCACACTCGCCTGCGCCCTCACCGCGGCGAAGTACCGCTGCAACAACAGCCAGTACCGACCTCTGATCGCTCATGTTGAAGCCGGTTTAAGAAGCTTTGATTGGCGGATGCCTGAGGAGATAAACCGACGGCTTACAGATTCGCTGTCTGATTTGCTCTTTACGACCGAACCCGTAGCTTTGGATAATCTACTGAAGGAGGGGATTGATTCCAATAAGATTTTCTATGTCGGTAATGTAATGATTGATTCCCTGTTGAGATTTAAGGAGACAGCGGCGAAATCCGATATTCTGAAGCGGCTGAAACTGAGAGAGAAGGAATATGCTGTTTTGACCCTTCATCGGCCTGCGAATGTCGATAATCTCTCCGATATAAGAAGGATTCTCAAGGGTCTGAAAGAGATCTCCAAAAAGATCGCTGTCATCCTGCCGATCCATCCGAGGACCAGAAAAATGTTCGATACCTATAAGATCAAGGTTGATTTTATCAAGATAATAGAGCCGCTCGGTTATCTTGATTTTTTGAAACTGATGACGGATGCAAGGTTTATGCTGACTGATTCGGGCGGGATT
It encodes the following:
- a CDS encoding UDP-N-acetylglucosamine 2-epimerase (non-hydrolyzing), whose translation is MRYKVALVVGARPNFMKAAPVYIELGKYNEMESYLIHTGQHYDENLSKVFFDDLKLPQPHFYLGVGSGTHSEQTAGIMCEFEKILLREDPHLVMVVGDVNSTLACALTAAKYRCNNSQYRPLIAHVEAGLRSFDWRMPEEINRRLTDSLSDLLFTTEPVALDNLLKEGIDSNKIFYVGNVMIDSLLRFKETAAKSDILKRLKLREKEYAVLTLHRPANVDNLSDIRRILKGLKEISKKIAVILPIHPRTRKMFDTYKIKVDFIKIIEPLGYLDFLKLMTDARFMLTDSGGIQEETTVLGIPCLTLRENTERPVTVTVGTNTVVGKDPDMLLEETKKILSGEYKKGGIPEFWDGKAAQRICKIVYNHLRSTFK